In the genome of Photobacterium sp. TLY01, one region contains:
- the gspM gene encoding type II secretion system protein GspM gives MNIWSTLVTRFDALNRREQWLVAVTGWLMLVLVGYQLLLEPIQQSLTSLTRQQQSVQASLIKNDGDLVRIRRQLSSDPDQVLDEKIRQLQGSNARLDNELQERVASLVTPVQMAALMEQVLQHSQRLKLVSLESLPPAQLINGEDAGYYIHPVRLTLRGRYFDLVDYLQQLEALPVKYYWRSLDYQVDKYPLSDIQLDVYTLGESKDFIGG, from the coding sequence ATGAATATCTGGTCTACTCTGGTCACCCGGTTTGACGCACTGAACCGACGTGAACAGTGGCTGGTGGCTGTGACGGGCTGGCTGATGCTGGTACTGGTCGGTTATCAATTGTTACTGGAACCCATACAGCAATCACTGACATCCCTGACAAGGCAGCAGCAGTCGGTGCAAGCCAGCCTGATCAAAAATGACGGGGATCTGGTCCGGATCCGGCGACAGCTCAGCAGCGATCCCGATCAGGTGCTGGATGAAAAAATCCGCCAGCTGCAAGGCAGTAACGCCCGGCTGGATAATGAGCTTCAAGAGCGTGTTGCCAGTCTGGTCACACCGGTCCAGATGGCTGCGTTGATGGAGCAGGTGCTGCAGCACTCCCAGCGTCTGAAGCTGGTGTCGCTGGAATCACTGCCGCCGGCACAACTGATCAACGGTGAGGATGCCGGTTATTACATTCATCCCGTCCGGCTGACACTGCGGGGCCGTTATTTTGATTTGGTTGATTACCTGCAGCAGCTGGAAGCGTTGCCGGTGAAATACTATTGGCGAAGTCTGGATTATCAGGTAGACAAATACCCGCTTTCGGATATACAACTAGATGTCTATACGTTGGGTGAAAGTAAGGACTTTATCGGTGGTTAA